The following DNA comes from Candidatus Peregrinibacteria bacterium.
TCATTATTTGGTATCCAGCATGCATAAAGGGTTCGTGTATCTTGCATGCAGCAATAAGGACTGTAAAACAACCTCAATCAGGGAAGATCGCCTTGAGGATCAGATCATGTTTCATCTTGGAAAATACGAAACCGAAAAAGAGTTATTTTTTTACTATGAGACCGCCGTGGAGTTTTTGAGGCTCAAAGTAAGAGAAGACACCAAGGAAAAAAGACAGGCGCTAAATATGAAAGTCATCCAGCTGGATAAAAAACTGGATAACTTGCATGAGGCGGTTTTGAATGGATTATTTGATGCGGATGAAGCTGTAATCCAAAAAAACAGAATTGTCTCCGACCGTCATACTTTAAGAAGCGAGCTGGAAACGGTGGAAAATAAAATGGAAAACGCCCTGTGGGACACCACTTTACAAGTCATCCAACTGTTTAATTCCGTGCCGTATCGCTTCAAAGAACTCAACCCATTACTCAAAAGAAGGTTTCTTAATTTGATATTCGAGAACATCCAGCTACATGGTAATAAGGTGCTTTTACAAGCCATTCCTGCGCTTGAAAGGATAAAAAATACAAATAATTTCATCCAAGGCGAAAAATTGCGATTTAACCATCTGCAACATGCTGAAAAACCGCTTGAGAAAGCGATTATCAGTTTTCAAAAGGAAGAATTTTCCCCTGAATTGCTTAATGGTCGGGGCGACTGGACTCGAACCAGCGACCACACGGCCCCCAGCCGTGTATTCTAGCCAACTGAACTACGCCCCGATATCGGCGGCATTGTATCGGCATTTTGTTTTCTGTTCAAGATAAAGACGCTTTTTTGCGAAGGGAGCGGAGGAATGTTTCTGCTTCTGAAAGATTCTTCAAAAATGGGCGATCTTCTCGAAGGAAAATATTTTGCACAGCACTTCCAACAATTGCCATATCTGCCTTTTCTCCTATTTTTTCTACGTGTTCTGGTATACTTACTCCAAAAGCGAGAGCAACGGGAAGATCAGACACTTTTCGAATCTCTGCTATTTTTTCATCTGCCGCTTCAGAAAAATTGTCTTGCGCACCGGTGACTCCCGTGCGAGAAACCACATACCAAAATCCACCTGCATATTGTGCAAGAAGAGCAATGCGCTCTGGCGGAGTAACGGGCGAAATAACGGGAATCCAACACAGACCTTCTTTTGGCAAGCCTCTAAAAAGTGTTCTGTTTTTTCCTCTTCTGGTGGCATATCGGGAA
Coding sequences within:
- a CDS encoding tryptophan synthase subunit alpha; its protein translation is MVSRTGVTGAQDNFSEAADEKIAEIRKVSDLPVALAFGVSIPEHVEKIGEKADMAIVGSAVQNIFLREDRPFLKNLSEAETFLRSLRKKASLS